The proteins below come from a single Tenuifilum thalassicum genomic window:
- the rnr gene encoding ribonuclease R, with product MAKGKSKTASDTPKRIPKKKLKQLVTDLLLANPSKIFNYKQVSNKLGVGDDITRRMVNELLYELAQEGFAEELQRGKFRAVMQNALVVGTLEMNPDGSADVITEDNREIFIPDFRLNHALHGDRVQISIYRQRRRGLLEGEVVRIIERAKRNFVGAIHFVGKNAFVIPDNKLMPYDIFIPKVELKDVRNGQKVIVQITEWPAREKNPSGKIVEVLGNPGVHEVEMHAILAEFELPYRFPEELDKLAEKISAKITDADYRERRDFRDVPTFTIDPFDAKDFDDALSVQMLPNGNIEVGVHIADVTHYVKPNSPIDNEAIERGTSVYLVDRCVPMLPERLSNFICSLRPNEEKLCFSAVFEMNENAEVINQWFGRTVILSKRRFTYEEAQQVIETGEGDMKEQILLLHTLAQKLRAERFKKGAIAFERIEVKFDLDPKGKPLGVYFKENKESNQLIEEFMLLANRKVAEFIGMQKKGRRELPFVYRIHDKPNEEKLNAFRSFITRFGYSISGTTDRQVSKSLNQLMEKVKGRPEQNLVETLALRSMAKARYSTDNIGHYGLGFKFYTHFTSPIRRYPDMMVHRLLDHYLKNGKPKDKEQIETLCKHSTNMEIKATEAERASIKYKQVEFMQDKVGETFKGVISGVTSFGLFVELTETQCEGLVSIRDLDDDFYRFDEDEFALVGERSGRKFTLGDEVEVEVWRTNLAKKQLDFKLVGMPGKSSKPSTPRRSPKKSSSKKAKVASSRKGQQKPKKKEKRRKR from the coding sequence ATGGCTAAAGGCAAAAGTAAAACAGCTAGTGATACCCCAAAGCGTATCCCCAAAAAGAAGCTTAAACAACTAGTTACCGATCTTCTGCTTGCTAATCCCTCAAAGATTTTCAATTACAAACAGGTTTCGAATAAGTTAGGAGTTGGTGACGATATTACTCGTAGAATGGTAAATGAGCTACTTTACGAGCTTGCCCAGGAAGGTTTTGCCGAGGAGCTGCAGCGTGGAAAGTTTCGTGCAGTAATGCAAAATGCCCTTGTAGTAGGTACTTTAGAAATGAATCCCGATGGCTCTGCCGATGTGATAACCGAAGACAATAGAGAGATTTTCATCCCCGATTTTCGATTAAATCATGCTTTGCATGGCGATAGGGTTCAGATTTCAATTTACCGTCAACGACGAAGGGGTTTGCTTGAAGGCGAGGTGGTAAGAATTATAGAACGGGCTAAACGAAACTTTGTGGGCGCCATTCATTTTGTTGGCAAAAATGCTTTTGTTATTCCCGATAACAAGCTGATGCCTTACGACATTTTCATTCCGAAGGTTGAGCTTAAAGATGTTCGAAATGGTCAAAAGGTAATAGTACAAATAACCGAATGGCCTGCACGCGAGAAGAATCCAAGTGGTAAGATTGTGGAGGTTCTTGGCAACCCAGGTGTTCATGAGGTTGAAATGCATGCCATTCTTGCCGAGTTTGAGTTGCCGTATCGTTTCCCCGAAGAGCTCGATAAGCTAGCGGAGAAGATTAGCGCTAAGATAACGGATGCCGATTATCGTGAGAGACGCGATTTTCGCGATGTTCCAACCTTTACCATCGACCCTTTTGATGCTAAAGATTTTGACGATGCCCTTTCGGTGCAAATGCTTCCCAATGGTAACATTGAGGTAGGAGTTCACATTGCCGATGTAACTCACTATGTAAAACCAAATAGCCCTATTGATAACGAAGCAATAGAGCGTGGCACATCGGTTTATTTAGTTGATAGGTGCGTTCCAATGCTACCTGAGAGGCTATCAAACTTTATCTGCTCGCTGAGGCCTAACGAGGAAAAACTATGTTTTTCTGCTGTGTTTGAAATGAATGAGAATGCCGAGGTTATTAACCAATGGTTTGGTCGTACTGTAATTCTCTCAAAACGCCGGTTTACCTACGAGGAGGCTCAGCAGGTTATTGAAACTGGCGAGGGCGATATGAAAGAGCAAATTCTATTGCTCCATACGCTTGCCCAAAAGCTTAGAGCAGAACGGTTTAAAAAGGGGGCTATTGCATTTGAACGTATCGAGGTTAAATTTGATCTCGATCCCAAGGGTAAACCTTTAGGGGTTTATTTTAAGGAAAACAAGGAATCGAACCAGTTAATTGAGGAGTTCATGCTATTGGCCAACCGTAAGGTTGCCGAGTTTATTGGCATGCAAAAGAAGGGGCGTAGGGAGTTGCCTTTTGTTTATCGTATTCACGACAAGCCAAACGAGGAGAAGCTCAACGCTTTTAGATCATTCATAACCCGTTTTGGGTACAGCATTTCTGGAACAACCGATAGGCAGGTAAGCAAATCGCTTAACCAGCTTATGGAAAAGGTAAAGGGACGCCCCGAACAAAATCTGGTTGAAACACTTGCCCTGAGGTCTATGGCAAAGGCCCGATACTCAACCGATAACATTGGTCACTATGGCTTAGGGTTTAAGTTTTACACCCACTTTACTTCGCCAATACGACGTTACCCCGACATGATGGTTCATCGTCTTTTAGACCATTACCTTAAAAATGGGAAACCTAAAGATAAGGAGCAGATTGAAACGCTTTGCAAGCACTCTACTAACATGGAGATAAAGGCAACCGAAGCCGAACGGGCTTCAATTAAGTATAAGCAGGTAGAGTTTATGCAGGATAAGGTTGGCGAAACATTTAAGGGAGTTATTTCGGGTGTTACAAGTTTTGGCCTTTTTGTTGAGCTTACCGAAACCCAATGCGAAGGTTTGGTATCAATCCGCGACCTGGACGACGATTTCTACCGCTTCGATGAGGATGAGTTTGCTTTAGTAGGTGAACGCTCAGGGCGTAAGTTTACTCTTGGCGATGAGGTTGAGGTTGAGGTTTGGCGTACGAACCTTGCCAAGAAGCAACTCGATTTTAAGCTTGTAGGAATGCCTGGTAAGTCAAGTAAACCTTCAACACCTCGTAGGAGTCCAAAAAAAAGTAGTTCCAAAAAAGCCAAAGTTGCCTCAAGCAGGAAGGGGCAGCAAAAACCTAAGAAAAAAGAGAAACGTCGTAAACGCTAA
- a CDS encoding peroxiredoxin family protein translates to MRKLLVFVLAALALSCTKKNELTTGQWLGIIQMDTIPGRLDVPFNFEVKSDSGKICLVVRNADELIRVNEVERIGDSLYAKFPTFTSELVVAVNDSLSGYYYPKGIKAGRRYQFYAIKGETDRFPWFTEQPKYDVTGRWWFIENPGTPDSSAMIAELKQDGARVTGTILSPYGDYRYLEGKVAGNKFYFSKNDGAQTIIIRGEITDSANMSNGLIAGSPSWVSSWRAFRDENAQLPKAESMVWVRKGYSTFEFAGIDLNGNRVTSNDERFKGKVLAVLAGGSWCPNCLDEGRFYKTMYEKYRDKGFEVVSLCFEDKTFEAAQPKIKRFAQSIGADYTYLYVAPRGRTQRDSVLYALEGTMAYPTSMILDRKGKIRRVETGFSGPGTGEHFEKFAKETEELIVKLLNEN, encoded by the coding sequence ATGAGAAAATTACTGGTTTTCGTCTTGGCAGCACTTGCCCTGTCGTGTACAAAGAAAAACGAGCTAACAACTGGTCAATGGCTTGGTATTATCCAAATGGATACAATTCCTGGCAGGTTAGATGTGCCATTCAATTTTGAGGTTAAGTCCGATAGCGGTAAGATTTGTCTTGTAGTGCGTAATGCCGATGAGCTAATACGGGTAAACGAGGTTGAACGTATTGGCGATTCTCTTTATGCAAAGTTCCCAACATTTACCAGTGAGCTGGTGGTAGCAGTAAACGACTCGTTAAGCGGTTACTACTATCCCAAAGGGATAAAAGCTGGACGTAGGTACCAGTTTTATGCCATCAAGGGAGAAACAGACCGGTTTCCATGGTTTACCGAACAACCAAAATACGATGTAACTGGGCGCTGGTGGTTCATTGAGAATCCAGGAACACCCGATTCGTCGGCTATGATTGCAGAGCTAAAGCAGGATGGTGCAAGGGTTACAGGTACCATTCTTAGTCCTTATGGCGATTACCGATACCTTGAGGGAAAGGTTGCAGGCAATAAGTTCTACTTTTCTAAGAATGATGGTGCCCAAACAATAATTATACGTGGCGAAATAACCGATTCGGCTAATATGTCCAATGGCTTGATTGCTGGAAGTCCAAGTTGGGTCTCTTCATGGCGCGCCTTTCGTGACGAGAACGCCCAATTACCCAAGGCTGAAAGCATGGTTTGGGTGCGAAAAGGGTATTCCACCTTTGAGTTTGCTGGTATCGACCTAAATGGTAACCGTGTTACCTCCAACGATGAGCGTTTTAAGGGAAAGGTTTTGGCTGTTCTTGCTGGCGGAAGCTGGTGCCCCAACTGCCTGGACGAGGGCCGATTCTACAAAACCATGTACGAAAAGTACCGCGATAAGGGCTTTGAGGTGGTATCGCTTTGCTTTGAGGATAAAACCTTTGAGGCTGCTCAGCCAAAGATTAAGCGCTTTGCTCAAAGCATAGGTGCCGATTACACATATCTATATGTTGCCCCACGTGGCCGCACCCAACGCGACTCGGTGCTTTATGCCCTTGAAGGCACTATGGCCTACCCAACCAGCATGATTCTGGACCGCAAGGGTAAAATTCGCCGTGTTGAAACAGGTTTCTCTGGACCCGGTACGGGTGAACATTTCGAGAAGTTTGCAAAAGAAACCGAAGAGCTAATTGTAAAGCTACTTAACGAAAACTAG
- a CDS encoding peptidase domain-containing ABC transporter, with amino-acid sequence MKIDKRIAKTFILQKNQSDCGVACLSSIIMFHGGVPNLEKLRIASGTSRQGTTLLGLYQVANSIGFNAEGMQADMVFLKKIKQPVILHVVVNGSMLHYVVCYQVSENLFLIGDPAVGLKWMDEAELLDIWKSGKMLTLVPDEKRFKKEKTVRNLKWGWFKKLLREDLSLLTTILLMGIAVAVLGLATAVFAQVFIDRLIPSGNATRIFTAIGLVSILLTARLLIGYYRQQLMLRQGVDINVRITGSFFADLLMLPMGFFTSRKIGDMVARLNDIGRIQQTVSFFFGELLINALVVVVSLAAVFLYNIWVGLILLLGVPLFVWVAYRYNRTIINGQRDAMMAYSLNESNYISTIGNIQPIKSFRKETFFTRLGLLTFRFFQDKVYHIGSVGITVQLLTGMIGLAITIGVIILSAIQLQSGQMSTGVFMAVFSLSGTILPALASIAFANVQLQGARIAFERMYEFSSMDKEYLMADEDEKERIYEFKELRLTDVSFRYPGRGLLLEKVNFTVSKGELVTIFGDNGTGKSTLMSLIQRFYSPESGKLQFNGKDAETYSIQSYRGLIGVVPQDVTLSNATLLANITLSDSEKEALEAVETLKRYGLMPFFEKFPQGFHTMLGEGGIQISGGQKQLVGLARALVCKPQLLLLDEVTAHMDRTTENFALELLTQLKSIMGILNITHSIRNASISDRIIVLSVSGQIEVVGNHNELLNSQNSYSAAWQSFTKM; translated from the coding sequence ATGAAAATTGACAAAAGAATTGCGAAAACATTTATTCTACAAAAAAACCAATCCGATTGCGGGGTAGCCTGTCTAAGCAGCATCATAATGTTCCACGGAGGAGTTCCGAATTTGGAAAAATTGAGAATTGCCAGTGGAACAAGCAGGCAGGGCACAACGCTACTGGGCTTATACCAAGTGGCCAACAGCATAGGGTTTAACGCTGAAGGGATGCAGGCCGACATGGTATTTCTCAAAAAAATTAAACAGCCTGTTATACTGCATGTTGTTGTGAATGGCTCTATGCTGCACTACGTGGTGTGCTACCAGGTGTCGGAAAACCTTTTTCTTATTGGCGACCCTGCCGTTGGCTTAAAGTGGATGGATGAAGCTGAGCTTTTGGACATTTGGAAAAGCGGAAAAATGCTAACGCTAGTGCCTGACGAGAAAAGGTTTAAAAAAGAGAAAACTGTGCGCAACCTGAAATGGGGTTGGTTTAAAAAGTTGTTGAGGGAAGATTTAAGCCTCTTAACAACCATCCTTCTAATGGGAATTGCTGTTGCAGTGCTGGGTCTGGCCACTGCTGTTTTTGCTCAGGTGTTCATCGACAGGCTTATACCATCGGGTAACGCCACTCGCATTTTTACAGCTATTGGTTTGGTTTCAATATTACTGACAGCAAGGTTACTAATTGGCTACTACAGGCAGCAGCTCATGCTCCGACAGGGTGTTGACATCAACGTAAGAATTACGGGTAGCTTCTTTGCCGATTTGCTCATGCTCCCCATGGGCTTCTTCACAAGCCGTAAAATTGGCGACATGGTGGCAAGGCTAAACGACATAGGGCGCATACAGCAAACGGTTTCTTTCTTTTTCGGAGAGCTACTAATTAATGCCCTTGTTGTTGTTGTTTCACTAGCCGCAGTTTTTCTTTACAACATATGGGTTGGTTTAATTCTGCTTTTAGGCGTGCCGCTATTTGTATGGGTAGCATACCGCTACAACAGAACCATTATTAACGGTCAAAGGGATGCCATGATGGCATACTCCCTCAACGAGAGCAACTACATAAGCACCATTGGCAATATCCAGCCCATTAAAAGTTTTAGAAAGGAAACCTTTTTTACAAGGTTGGGATTACTAACCTTTCGTTTTTTTCAGGACAAAGTATATCATATCGGAAGTGTTGGTATAACCGTGCAGCTACTTACGGGTATGATTGGACTGGCTATTACTATCGGAGTAATCATCCTATCTGCCATTCAGTTGCAATCGGGGCAAATGTCAACGGGTGTATTTATGGCTGTTTTTAGTCTAAGCGGAACCATTCTTCCAGCCCTAGCGTCCATTGCCTTTGCCAACGTGCAGCTACAGGGCGCACGAATTGCATTTGAGCGAATGTACGAGTTCTCCAGCATGGACAAGGAGTATTTAATGGCTGATGAGGATGAAAAAGAGCGCATTTATGAATTCAAAGAGCTACGCCTAACGGATGTCTCGTTTAGGTATCCCGGTAGGGGTCTGCTACTCGAAAAGGTAAACTTCACGGTAAGTAAAGGGGAGCTGGTTACCATTTTTGGCGATAACGGCACGGGCAAGAGCACGTTAATGTCTCTTATACAGCGGTTCTACAGCCCAGAATCGGGTAAATTACAGTTTAACGGTAAGGATGCTGAAACCTATTCAATTCAATCTTATAGGGGCCTTATAGGAGTTGTTCCACAAGATGTAACTCTCTCAAACGCAACTTTGCTCGCAAACATAACCCTTTCGGATAGTGAAAAGGAAGCCTTAGAGGCCGTTGAAACATTGAAAAGGTATGGGCTAATGCCATTCTTTGAGAAATTTCCACAGGGCTTTCATACTATGCTTGGCGAGGGTGGTATTCAGATTTCGGGCGGGCAAAAACAGCTGGTAGGGTTGGCTCGTGCGTTAGTTTGTAAACCACAGCTGCTACTACTCGATGAGGTAACCGCACACATGGACAGAACCACAGAAAACTTTGCTTTAGAGCTGCTAACCCAACTCAAAAGCATCATGGGCATACTTAACATCACGCACAGTATTAGAAACGCCTCAATATCCGACAGGATTATTGTGCTGTCAGTTAGTGGTCAGATTGAGGTAGTAGGAAACCACAATGAACTGTTGAATAGCCAAAATTCATATAGTGCTGCATGGCAGTCTTTTACAAAAATGTAA
- a CDS encoding LytR/AlgR family response regulator transcription factor, with product MANESNPFSAIKNTEEINYIEKCEGYTIITMSNAEQIISDFSLEKLEKLLPSVKFMRVHKAFIVKTSLITEIVQIGNFHQAILKNGKRIPISKRKKSVLLGKIITIK from the coding sequence ATGGCTAATGAAAGTAATCCGTTTTCTGCTATTAAGAATACCGAAGAAATAAATTACATAGAAAAATGCGAAGGGTATACTATTATTACAATGTCAAATGCAGAGCAAATAATTTCCGACTTTTCCTTGGAAAAACTTGAAAAGTTACTGCCTAGTGTTAAATTTATGCGGGTTCATAAAGCATTTATTGTAAAGACTTCTTTAATAACGGAAATTGTTCAAATAGGGAATTTTCATCAAGCCATACTTAAAAATGGGAAAAGGATTCCAATTTCAAAAAGGAAAAAGAGTGTTTTGCTTGGCAAAATAATTACAATCAAATAA
- a CDS encoding IS30 family transposase — protein MKHLTLEQRYAIKAYLDCGKTKSEIARALKVHKSTIYREISRNSSKRGAYNPDSANELAEERKERFCQNRRFDTSMQVKIDNWIKEEQWSPEQIKGHCDRNGIEMVSHERIYQYIRADKQAGGELHKHMRHKLKHRNRPVGGKRVVIKNKVSIDDRPAVINNKERFGDWEIDLIVGRNNKGAMVTLVERKTSMILIRKLEDGKDADGLANTVIRMLLPYKNSVKSITSDNGSEFARHEKIAKKLQADFYFAHPYSSWERGLSEYSNKLIRQYIPKKSNFDTFDSDFVKQVQHKINRRPRKTLHFSTPKTEFFNCVAFAC, from the coding sequence ATGAAGCATTTGACATTGGAGCAAAGATACGCAATAAAAGCGTATTTGGATTGCGGGAAAACAAAAAGTGAAATAGCCAGGGCTTTAAAAGTTCACAAGAGCACTATTTATCGTGAAATAAGTCGCAATAGTAGCAAGCGAGGTGCTTATAATCCTGATTCTGCTAACGAGTTAGCGGAAGAGAGGAAAGAGCGTTTCTGTCAGAATCGCAGGTTTGATACAAGCATGCAAGTAAAGATAGACAATTGGATAAAAGAAGAGCAGTGGTCGCCTGAGCAAATAAAGGGACATTGTGATAGAAATGGAATTGAAATGGTATCTCATGAAAGAATATACCAGTACATAAGGGCAGATAAACAGGCTGGAGGGGAGCTGCATAAGCATATGCGGCATAAGCTAAAACACCGCAATCGTCCTGTTGGAGGGAAGCGTGTAGTTATAAAAAACAAGGTTTCCATTGACGATAGGCCTGCTGTAATAAACAACAAGGAGCGTTTTGGTGATTGGGAGATTGACCTAATTGTTGGGAGGAATAATAAAGGAGCAATGGTAACTTTAGTTGAAAGAAAAACATCAATGATTTTAATAAGGAAATTGGAGGATGGTAAAGATGCAGATGGACTTGCTAATACCGTAATTAGAATGCTACTGCCCTATAAGAACAGCGTAAAATCAATAACCAGTGATAACGGTTCCGAATTTGCCAGACATGAAAAAATAGCGAAAAAATTGCAGGCTGACTTTTACTTCGCTCATCCATATTCTTCTTGGGAAAGGGGATTAAGTGAGTACTCTAATAAATTAATAAGACAGTACATCCCTAAAAAATCAAATTTTGATACCTTTGATTCAGATTTTGTGAAACAAGTACAACATAAAATAAACAGAAGACCAAGGAAGACTTTGCATTTTAGTACTCCAAAAACAGAGTTCTTTAATTGTGTCGCATTTGCTTGTTGA
- a CDS encoding LytTR family transcriptional regulator DNA-binding domain-containing protein — protein MENAIWIKRGDRLTAIEPKTLQYVEGYKNGCTLHFCPNENCHHEKVIKTQSTISFFEKALLNLGFVRCHRNFLINQNLVKYFCKA, from the coding sequence ATGGAAAATGCCATTTGGATAAAACGAGGAGATAGGTTAACGGCAATAGAGCCAAAAACTTTACAGTATGTAGAGGGGTATAAGAATGGCTGTACGCTTCATTTCTGCCCCAATGAAAACTGCCATCATGAGAAGGTTATTAAAACTCAAAGTACAATTTCCTTTTTTGAAAAGGCCCTTTTAAATTTAGGATTTGTAAGATGCCATAGAAACTTTTTGATAAATCAAAACTTAGTTAAATACTTTTGCAAAGCGTAA
- a CDS encoding tyrosine-type recombinase/integrase produces the protein MQTIIKQALNKTSVKGPVTLQWLRYSYATHLMKACTDLRYIQELLGHKSLKNT, from the coding sequence ATACAAACAATCATTAAACAAGCACTTAACAAAACGAGCGTAAAGGGACCAGTAACACTTCAATGGCTCAGATACTCGTATGCTACTCATTTAATGAAGGCCTGTACCGATTTACGTTATATACAGGAATTGCTCGGACATAAAAGTTTAAAAAACACATAG
- the trpS gene encoding tryptophan--tRNA ligase, whose translation MDIVLSGIRSTGRLHLGNYFGALRNFVKMQHENKCYFFIADYHSLTTHPTPEDLHGSVKQVLAEYLACGVDPEVATLYVQSDVPQVAELYLLLNMNAYKGELERCTSFKEKIRKQPDNVNAGLLTYPTLMAADILIHKATKVPVGKDQEQHLEMTRTFANRFNRLYKVDYFPEPVAFNFGEQLVKIPGLDGSGKMGKSEGNAIYLSDTPEAIRKKVMKAVTDSGPTEPNQVKPEPIQNLFTIMKAVSSPDTLQYFEDKYNACEIRYGDMKKQLAEDIIKFTIPIRERIEAILADDDYLRKVARMGAEKARESANKTIKEVRHIIGFREF comes from the coding sequence ATGGATATAGTATTAAGTGGAATACGCTCTACTGGAAGATTGCATTTAGGAAATTACTTTGGTGCGCTGCGTAACTTTGTTAAGATGCAGCACGAGAATAAGTGCTACTTTTTTATAGCCGATTACCATTCATTAACCACTCATCCCACACCCGAGGATTTGCATGGTTCTGTAAAACAGGTTTTAGCAGAATATCTTGCCTGTGGTGTTGACCCCGAAGTTGCTACGTTATATGTACAAAGCGATGTGCCACAGGTTGCCGAGCTCTACCTTTTACTTAACATGAATGCCTATAAAGGCGAGCTTGAGCGCTGCACCTCGTTTAAGGAGAAAATCCGCAAGCAACCCGATAATGTTAATGCTGGATTGCTTACCTACCCCACCCTTATGGCTGCAGACATACTAATTCATAAGGCAACCAAAGTTCCTGTTGGTAAGGACCAAGAGCAACACCTTGAAATGACCCGTACATTTGCTAACCGATTTAACCGATTATATAAGGTTGACTACTTCCCTGAACCTGTTGCATTCAATTTTGGTGAGCAGCTGGTTAAAATTCCTGGACTTGACGGTTCTGGCAAAATGGGTAAGTCGGAAGGAAATGCCATTTACCTCTCCGATACTCCTGAAGCAATACGTAAAAAAGTTATGAAAGCAGTAACCGACTCAGGTCCAACTGAACCAAACCAGGTAAAACCAGAGCCCATTCAGAACCTATTTACCATTATGAAGGCTGTTTCGTCGCCCGATACCCTTCAATACTTTGAGGATAAATACAATGCCTGTGAGATTCGCTATGGCGATATGAAGAAACAGCTTGCCGAGGATATCATCAAATTTACCATCCCTATCCGTGAAAGGATTGAAGCTATCCTGGCAGATGACGACTACCTAAGGAAAGTGGCCAGAATGGGTGCCGAGAAAGCCCGCGAAAGCGCTAACAAAACCATTAAAGAGGTACGTCATATCATAGGCTTTCGAGAATTCTAA
- a CDS encoding patatin-like phospholipase family protein: MKQKRRLSFWMVFATAALTAFTFASKSDRKYPVYDTKPEGTALVITGAAAKIAQEAALLESLYKRGELNDVVFISGASSGALNAVMLNAILEKKLTWKEYREIFANINNDRVFKINGKGLPASNEPLRELLTEVVEKRLGYKTLADLPYPTAISVVSLRPSPFSEGTYRFCNRKINAESDSSLNLVDVLMASTAYPLVFPPTRIDGLKTIPNIPYYDGGIGDDRVPFQALLDFEKYRGKPVKRVIIISRKRDDDMTLADELRPFGFEISPKLKGNFSPDMLTSFGFWRRLEYLKKRYPETALKTWVFVPDYDYSFPMFDFNNLSYQYELTYQWAQSHSPIKLDEFLKKKPRLLKR, encoded by the coding sequence ATGAAGCAAAAAAGGCGATTGTCGTTCTGGATGGTTTTTGCAACCGCTGCCCTTACTGCTTTTACATTCGCAAGTAAATCGGATAGAAAATATCCAGTGTATGACACAAAACCAGAGGGAACCGCATTGGTAATTACCGGAGCTGCTGCAAAAATTGCACAGGAAGCGGCATTGCTTGAAAGCTTATATAAGCGAGGGGAGTTAAACGATGTGGTATTCATATCGGGTGCTAGTTCTGGGGCTCTTAATGCCGTAATGCTTAATGCTATTCTTGAAAAAAAGTTAACCTGGAAAGAGTATCGCGAGATTTTTGCCAATATCAACAACGATAGGGTTTTTAAAATCAATGGGAAAGGATTACCAGCAAGCAATGAACCCTTACGAGAGCTCCTTACCGAAGTAGTAGAAAAGAGATTAGGTTATAAAACGCTTGCCGATTTGCCCTACCCAACAGCAATTTCAGTTGTTAGCCTACGTCCCTCGCCTTTCAGCGAAGGTACCTACCGATTTTGCAACCGAAAAATTAATGCAGAAAGCGACTCAAGCCTTAACCTAGTTGATGTGCTCATGGCATCAACTGCCTATCCGTTGGTATTCCCCCCAACCAGAATCGACGGTCTTAAAACCATACCCAATATACCTTACTACGATGGCGGCATAGGCGACGACCGTGTTCCGTTTCAGGCTCTCCTAGATTTTGAGAAATATCGAGGTAAACCTGTAAAAAGGGTAATTATAATTTCGCGTAAGCGCGATGATGACATGACCCTTGCCGATGAGCTAAGACCATTCGGTTTTGAAATTAGCCCTAAGCTGAAAGGAAACTTTTCACCCGACATGCTAACCTCATTCGGATTTTGGCGAAGGCTTGAATATCTGAAAAAGCGTTACCCCGAAACAGCTTTAAAGACATGGGTATTTGTTCCCGATTACGATTATAGCTTCCCAATGTTCGATTTTAATAACCTCAGCTACCAGTATGAGCTAACCTACCAATGGGCACAATCTCACTCGCCTATTAAACTTGATGAATTTCTAAAGAAAAAACCACGACTACTAAAACGCTAA
- a CDS encoding universal stress protein: MKHIIVPIDFSKESLNGLRLAILFANRFDSVVQMVHVQKFPTSLTPGQFEEEEKIIEGKLQKLVEEYSTKMENSANLTYIVKKGKIYQEVVNQAHAFEESAIICSTHGASGFEEFFIGSNAFRIISATQCPVITIRHGSMPRDIKKIILPIDVSADTRQKVPITTEIAKAFDAEVHVIAVATTHSEEVDLKLNAFTKQVCTYLKEHDVRFQKASLRGDNITDITIEYSLDVNADLVSIMTEQNFAISDFVLGSHAQKMLSRSPIPVLSVTPKEVFIMGSFKTFGSDY, from the coding sequence ATGAAGCATATAATTGTACCAATTGACTTTTCAAAGGAATCGTTAAATGGGTTGCGCCTTGCCATACTTTTTGCAAACCGTTTTGATAGTGTTGTACAAATGGTACACGTTCAAAAATTCCCAACAAGCTTAACCCCAGGACAGTTTGAGGAAGAAGAAAAAATTATTGAAGGGAAACTACAGAAACTGGTTGAGGAGTATTCTACAAAAATGGAAAATAGCGCAAACCTAACATATATAGTAAAAAAAGGTAAGATATATCAGGAGGTTGTTAATCAGGCACATGCTTTTGAAGAGTCGGCAATTATTTGCTCTACGCATGGTGCATCGGGTTTTGAAGAGTTTTTTATTGGCAGCAATGCTTTCCGAATTATCTCAGCTACACAATGTCCGGTTATCACAATTCGTCATGGCTCTATGCCAAGGGATATCAAAAAGATAATTTTGCCTATAGATGTTTCTGCCGATACTCGCCAAAAAGTGCCCATAACAACTGAAATTGCCAAAGCATTTGATGCAGAGGTGCATGTTATTGCTGTGGCAACCACCCATAGCGAAGAGGTTGACCTTAAGTTGAATGCCTTCACAAAACAGGTGTGTACTTACCTTAAGGAGCATGATGTTCGATTCCAGAAAGCAAGTCTTAGAGGCGATAACATTACTGATATAACCATAGAATACTCACTAGATGTAAACGCCGATTTGGTTAGCATTATGACTGAGCAAAACTTTGCTATAAGCGATTTTGTTTTGGGTAGCCATGCACAGAAGATGTTAAGCCGAAGCCCAATCCCCGTTTTGAGCGTTACGCCTAAAGAGGTATTCATTATGGGTAGCTTTAAAACTTTCGGAAGCGATTACTAG